The following proteins are encoded in a genomic region of Streptococcus gwangjuense:
- the thiE gene encoding thiamine phosphate synthase, translating to MFHKELLKLYFICGTTTCQGKDLYTVVEEALKGGITLFQFREKGEGSLEGKEKVELAIKLQNLCKKYNVPFIVNDDIDLAMEIDADGVHVGQDDLGVDEIRKLMPEKIIGLSIKNEEEFQQSKVEYVDYVGVGPVFDTQSKDDAGGAIGYEGLKLMRKLLPQLPLVAIGGIQTKHIKDIMKTNVDGVSIISAISYAKNIEKTVREMSEQ from the coding sequence ATGTTTCATAAGGAATTATTAAAACTATATTTTATTTGTGGAACGACTACTTGCCAAGGAAAAGATCTATATACAGTCGTTGAGGAAGCCTTAAAAGGTGGGATAACCTTATTTCAATTCCGTGAAAAAGGTGAGGGATCCTTAGAAGGTAAAGAAAAAGTCGAATTAGCAATTAAACTACAGAATCTTTGTAAAAAATACAATGTTCCATTTATCGTTAATGATGATATAGATTTGGCGATGGAAATTGACGCTGATGGCGTACATGTAGGACAAGATGACCTTGGAGTTGATGAAATTAGAAAATTGATGCCAGAAAAAATAATTGGTCTTTCTATAAAAAACGAGGAAGAATTTCAACAATCAAAAGTTGAATATGTAGATTATGTTGGTGTTGGTCCTGTATTTGATACCCAGTCAAAGGATGATGCTGGTGGTGCTATAGGTTATGAAGGTCTTAAATTGATGAGAAAACTATTGCCACAACTGCCCTTAGTTGCAATTGGTGGGATACAGACGAAACATATTAAAGACATTATGAAGACCAATGTTGACGGCGTTTCAATAATTTCAGCAATATCATATGCAAAAAATATAGAAAAAACTGTTCGAGAAATGAGTGAACAATAG
- a CDS encoding G5 domain-containing protein, which translates to MDRQNTNEKKTLKKGRRGWVISAAIVALLGISVGTVVLQNQSSQNQGQCESVTVSDSSSKEKEYTTTDTIKETEKSFLPKVDAKEELAKAFVATKKVGSEDSIKSLDKSYEKSSEIKKVEEKLKSQVRTEGEDAVEQVSRLEVANKDNKILKKSDNLTKKVEVKDDKGIPAVQPKLPELVIIEKGTPEVQPALPEAKPEKDKVLDKKEEKKEVETKVTTPTVPENKDQTTGTPTKEEKTLEEKKDKVEGNNQATLPGNKEQVETGKTNTVVGEKTTEEVIKPATPAKPEVPAKPAEDGKPAVETQPAIPAQPEVKKVVTTRTEVETSVIEPGVQHVPDANLNVGETQVVQEGVAGKTETTYTITIENGVEVSRVATGTQTTPAVDKVIHVGTKTSKEVVRTTKEEVVRTPILPGTEYVPDENLDAGVEKEVETGQNGEKLEVFTVTLEDGVETGRTLVSSTQKEAKNRVVHVGIKVAKKNIETVTRENHKVEHKVTSNTNPDLPKGEKKVIQAGKDGSYELVTTVVTTPDGTEVSRDEKRENEVPAVDEIVEIGTGENLETSRTSRTVEVNYETEEVKDETLNEGKRVVETKGQKGSYTETTIVYGNGRSSVVKSDEVKPVKEVVRVGTHKVLTENKTRVERKAGENFNTLEVKSDKLFNDQRVVKTKGKNGEIIENYKDYYEDGKLVKSELINTETVPAVDEVVEVGTKERYTYANEDKVITAEGEKRVADPELFEGDERVEDAVNGKETYKVKYINDENQNRTEVSRELINTVPAKQKVVHYGTKKLMSEVTEEETETISHGSRTENDSNLFEGETRTENGRDGFKRYRKIISVNNKTGERTVKSRELVETKDAVDTITYNGTKKKRIADPTDVVVPTTDDNYDIDGTWKDIKSLGENGLDPNNEDHRSAKYLHDNLSQADKDRVAVDETDDGDELPRDMGLISVWKVSRLSQAELDKLEQIVDNRKLNEHFMELLNEERTRKGLTPATIAADDSELTRVANIRANEMADHGSLRYQGKEEGKHKRPDGSRWSTAYDSEFYKQTNAMTENTAETTTVWDIVSLTNEKALAHYFYTVWKHSKGHYAAMMMGDGYSPANKNVQFRVALGFANHSLTSDNPTNVVAIMEIASMMD; encoded by the coding sequence ATGGATAGACAAAATACTAATGAAAAAAAGACTTTGAAAAAAGGTAGAAGAGGTTGGGTAATCTCAGCAGCAATTGTAGCGCTTTTAGGAATTTCAGTTGGAACAGTTGTGTTGCAAAATCAATCGAGTCAAAATCAAGGACAATGTGAAAGTGTTACCGTTTCAGACTCTTCTTCAAAAGAAAAAGAATACACAACAACTGATACTATTAAAGAAACAGAGAAGAGTTTTCTACCTAAAGTAGATGCCAAAGAGGAATTGGCTAAAGCATTTGTAGCTACTAAAAAAGTTGGTTCTGAAGATTCGATTAAATCTCTCGATAAATCATATGAAAAATCATCAGAAATAAAGAAGGTAGAGGAAAAGCTTAAGTCACAGGTAAGAACTGAGGGTGAAGACGCAGTTGAGCAAGTTTCTAGATTAGAAGTAGCTAATAAAGATAATAAAATATTGAAAAAATCTGATAACCTAACTAAAAAGGTTGAAGTTAAAGATGATAAAGGCATCCCAGCAGTTCAGCCTAAACTGCCAGAATTGGTAATTATCGAAAAAGGCACTCCAGAAGTTCAGCCTGCATTGCCTGAAGCTAAACCAGAAAAAGATAAGGTCTTAGATAAAAAGGAAGAGAAAAAAGAAGTTGAAACTAAAGTTACAACTCCAACTGTTCCAGAAAACAAAGACCAAACAACTGGTACTCCAACTAAAGAAGAAAAAACTTTAGAAGAGAAAAAAGATAAGGTTGAAGGTAATAACCAAGCAACTTTACCAGGAAACAAAGAACAAGTTGAAACTGGTAAAACTAATACTGTAGTTGGTGAAAAAACAACTGAAGAAGTTATTAAACCTGCTACTCCAGCAAAACCAGAAGTGCCTGCTAAACCAGCAGAAGATGGAAAACCAGCTGTAGAAACTCAGCCAGCCATTCCAGCTCAGCCTGAAGTTAAAAAAGTTGTAACTACTCGAACTGAAGTAGAAACTTCTGTAATTGAACCTGGAGTCCAACATGTCCCAGATGCAAATCTTAATGTTGGTGAAACTCAAGTTGTTCAAGAAGGTGTTGCAGGAAAAACAGAAACAACTTACACAATTACCATTGAAAATGGTGTAGAAGTTAGTCGTGTAGCAACAGGAACTCAAACAACTCCTGCAGTTGATAAAGTTATCCATGTTGGGACTAAAACTTCTAAAGAAGTGGTTCGTACTACAAAAGAAGAGGTGGTTCGCACTCCTATTCTTCCTGGTACAGAATACGTTCCAGATGAAAACTTAGATGCTGGAGTAGAAAAAGAGGTAGAAACCGGACAAAATGGTGAAAAACTTGAAGTTTTCACTGTAACACTTGAAGATGGTGTTGAAACTGGTCGTACTCTTGTTTCATCTACTCAAAAAGAGGCAAAAAATAGAGTTGTTCATGTCGGAATAAAAGTTGCTAAGAAAAATATTGAAACTGTAACTCGTGAAAACCACAAGGTTGAACATAAAGTTACTAGCAACACAAATCCAGACCTTCCGAAAGGTGAGAAAAAAGTAATTCAAGCTGGTAAAGATGGTTCTTATGAACTTGTTACTACAGTTGTAACCACTCCAGACGGTACGGAAGTTTCTCGTGATGAAAAACGAGAAAATGAAGTTCCAGCAGTTGATGAAATTGTAGAAATTGGAACTGGTGAAAACTTGGAAACAAGTCGCACTTCTCGAACAGTTGAAGTAAATTACGAAACTGAAGAAGTTAAAGATGAGACATTAAATGAAGGAAAACGTGTAGTAGAAACTAAGGGTCAAAAAGGTTCTTATACTGAAACTACAATTGTTTACGGAAATGGTCGTTCATCTGTGGTTAAAAGTGATGAAGTAAAACCGGTTAAAGAGGTTGTTCGAGTTGGAACTCATAAAGTTTTAACAGAAAATAAAACTCGAGTTGAGCGCAAAGCTGGAGAAAACTTCAATACTCTTGAAGTTAAAAGCGATAAACTTTTCAACGATCAACGAGTTGTTAAAACTAAAGGTAAAAACGGTGAAATCATCGAAAACTACAAAGACTACTATGAAGATGGCAAACTTGTTAAGAGTGAGCTAATCAATACTGAAACTGTTCCAGCAGTGGATGAAGTAGTCGAAGTTGGAACTAAAGAACGTTACACTTATGCTAATGAAGACAAAGTTATTACTGCTGAAGGTGAAAAACGAGTTGCTGATCCTGAACTTTTTGAAGGTGATGAGCGAGTTGAAGATGCGGTAAATGGTAAGGAAACTTATAAAGTTAAGTACATCAATGATGAAAATCAAAACCGTACGGAAGTAAGTCGTGAACTGATTAACACTGTTCCAGCAAAACAAAAAGTTGTTCATTATGGAACTAAGAAATTGATGTCTGAAGTTACTGAAGAAGAAACTGAAACAATTTCTCATGGTTCTCGTACTGAAAATGATTCTAACCTTTTCGAAGGTGAAACTCGTACTGAAAATGGTCGTGACGGATTCAAGCGTTACCGCAAAATTATTTCAGTAAACAATAAAACTGGTGAACGAACTGTTAAAAGTCGTGAGCTAGTTGAAACTAAGGATGCAGTTGACACAATTACCTATAATGGTACTAAGAAAAAACGTATCGCTGATCCAACAGATGTTGTAGTTCCAACAACTGATGATAACTATGACATTGATGGTACATGGAAAGACATTAAGAGTCTAGGTGAAAACGGTTTGGATCCAAACAATGAAGATCACCGTAGCGCTAAGTATCTACATGACAATCTTTCTCAAGCTGATAAAGACCGTGTAGCTGTTGATGAAACAGATGACGGAGATGAACTTCCTCGAGACATGGGACTTATCTCAGTTTGGAAAGTATCACGCCTTTCTCAAGCAGAACTTGATAAGCTTGAACAAATTGTAGATAATCGTAAACTTAATGAACACTTCATGGAGCTTCTTAATGAAGAACGCACTCGTAAAGGTTTGACTCCTGCAACCATCGCAGCAGATGATAGCGAACTAACTCGAGTTGCCAATATTCGTGCTAATGAAATGGCAGATCACGGTTCATTGCGTTACCAAGGTAAGGAGGAAGGTAAGCATAAACGGCCTGATGGTTCTCGTTGGTCAACTGCTTATGATTCAGAATTCTACAAACAAACAAATGCAATGACTGAAAATACAGCAGAAACAACAACTGTTTGGGATATTGTAAGTCTTACAAATGAAAAAGCGTTAGCTCACTACTTCTATACTGTATGGAAACACTCTAAAGGTCACTATGCAGCTATGATGATGGGAGATGGTTATAGCCCAGCAAACAAGAATGTACAATTCCGTGTTGCTCTTGGGTTCGCAAATCATTCATTGACTTCTGATAATCCAACAAACGTTGTTGCAATAATGGAGATTGCATCTATGATGGACTAG
- a CDS encoding amino acid ABC transporter ATP-binding protein, with the protein MSETILEIKELKKSFGDNPILQGLSLEIKKGEVVVILGPSGCGKSTLLRCLNGLESIQGGDILLDGQSIVENKKDFHLVRQKIGMVFQSYELFPHLDVLQNLILGPIKAQGRDKKEVTEEALQLLERVGLLDKQHSFARQLSGGQKQRVAIVRALLMHPEIILFDEVTASLDPEMVREVLELINDLAQEGRTMILVTHEMQFAQAIADRIIFLDQGKIAEEGTAQAFFTNPQTKRAQEFLNVFDFSQFGSYL; encoded by the coding sequence ATGTCTGAAACTATCTTAGAAATCAAGGAACTAAAAAAATCCTTCGGAGACAATCCCATCCTCCAAGGACTTTCTCTAGAAATCAAAAAAGGGGAAGTTGTCGTCATTCTAGGACCTTCTGGTTGTGGGAAAAGTACCCTGCTTCGTTGCCTCAATGGCTTAGAAAGTATTCAAGGAGGAGATATCCTGCTGGATGGTCAGTCTATCGTTGAAAATAAAAAAGACTTTCACCTAGTTCGCCAAAAGATTGGCATGGTCTTTCAAAGCTATGAACTCTTTCCCCATCTGGATGTCCTACAGAACCTCATCCTAGGTCCTATCAAGGCTCAGGGAAGAGACAAGAAGGAAGTAACGGAAGAAGCTTTGCAACTACTTGAACGTGTCGGTTTGCTAGATAAACAACATAGCTTTGCTCGTCAATTGTCTGGTGGACAGAAGCAACGGGTTGCAATTGTCCGTGCCCTACTCATGCATCCAGAAATTATCCTCTTTGACGAAGTGACGGCTTCACTGGACCCAGAAATGGTGCGTGAAGTTCTGGAACTGATCAATGATTTGGCCCAAGAAGGGCGCACCATGATTTTAGTAACTCACGAAATGCAGTTTGCCCAAGCCATTGCCGATCGGATTATCTTCCTCGACCAAGGGAAAATCGCTGAAGAAGGAACGGCTCAAGCCTTCTTTACCAATCCTCAAACCAAACGAGCCCAGGAATTTTTAAATGTCTTTGACTTTAGCCAATTTGGCTCATATCTATAA
- a CDS encoding ECF transporter S component: MLKKWQLKDVILLAFLSIFFGGVFVGSGYLFDILTLILAPLGLQAFANEILFGLWCMAAPIAAIFVPRVGSATIGEVLAALAEVLYGSQFGLGALLSGLVQGLGSELGFIVTKNRYESWLSLTANSIGITLVSFVYEYIKLGYYAFSLPFVLSLLVVRFISVFFFCTILVRAIVKLYHQFVAGGKA; this comes from the coding sequence ATGTTGAAAAAATGGCAATTAAAAGATGTTATCTTACTTGCTTTCTTGTCTATCTTTTTTGGTGGCGTTTTTGTAGGATCTGGCTATCTGTTTGATATCCTCACTCTGATTTTAGCACCTCTTGGTTTACAGGCCTTTGCCAATGAAATCCTCTTTGGTCTCTGGTGTATGGCTGCCCCTATTGCTGCAATCTTTGTTCCAAGAGTGGGAAGCGCAACGATTGGTGAAGTGCTAGCTGCGCTTGCTGAAGTCCTTTATGGTAGCCAATTCGGTCTAGGTGCCCTTTTGTCTGGCTTGGTTCAAGGTTTGGGAAGTGAACTTGGTTTTATCGTAACCAAGAATCGCTATGAAAGTTGGCTCTCTCTAACTGCTAATAGTATTGGGATTACGCTTGTTAGCTTTGTCTATGAATACATTAAGTTAGGTTACTACGCCTTTTCACTTCCTTTTGTTCTTTCCTTGCTTGTAGTACGTTTTATTTCCGTCTTTTTCTTCTGTACTATCTTGGTTCGTGCCATTGTCAAACTTTATCATCAGTTTGTAGCTGGGGGCAAGGCATAG
- a CDS encoding amino acid ABC transporter permease — protein sequence MQDSGIQVLFQGNNLLRILQGLGVTIGISFLSVLLSMMFGTVMGIIMTSHSRIIRFLTRLYLEFIRIMPQLVLLFIVYFGLARNFNINISGETSAIIVFTLWGTAEMGDLVRGAITSLPKHQFESGQALGLTNVQLYYHIIIPQVLRRLLPQAINLVTRMIKTTSLVVLIGVVEVTKVGQQIIDSNRLTIPTASFWIYGTILVLYFAVCFPISKLSTHLEKHWRN from the coding sequence ATGCAGGATTCGGGAATCCAAGTACTCTTCCAGGGAAATAATCTCCTGAGAATCTTACAGGGATTAGGTGTCACAATTGGCATTTCTTTCCTGTCTGTCCTCTTATCCATGATGTTCGGAACAGTCATGGGAATCATCATGACCTCCCATTCTAGAATCATACGATTTTTAACACGATTGTATCTGGAATTTATCCGTATTATGCCCCAACTAGTGCTGCTCTTCATCGTTTATTTCGGCTTGGCTCGAAACTTTAATATCAATATCTCAGGTGAGACTTCAGCTATTATCGTTTTTACCCTCTGGGGAACAGCTGAAATGGGGGACTTGGTCCGTGGAGCCATCACTTCCCTCCCTAAGCATCAGTTTGAAAGTGGACAGGCGCTAGGTTTGACCAATGTTCAACTTTACTACCACATCATCATCCCACAGGTTTTGAGAAGATTACTTCCACAAGCCATCAATCTTGTCACTCGGATGATCAAAACCACTTCCTTGGTTGTTTTGATTGGGGTTGTTGAGGTTACCAAGGTTGGACAACAAATCATTGATAGCAATCGCCTGACCATCCCAACCGCTTCCTTCTGGATTTATGGAACCATTCTTGTCTTATATTTCGCAGTTTGCTTTCCTATTTCCAAACTATCCACTCACTTAGAAAAACATTGGAGGAACTAA
- the lctO gene encoding L-lactate oxidase, translating into MSYKTSNAEGHVDFINTYDLEPMAQQVIPKAAFGYIASGAEDTFTLRENIRAFNHKLIVPHTLCNVENPSTEIEFAGEKLSSPIIMAPVAAHKLANEQGEVATARGVHEFGSLYTTSSYSTVDLPEITEALQGTPHWFQFYFSKDDGINRHIMDRVKAEGYKAIVLTADATVGGNREVDKRNGFVFPVGMPIVEEYLPEGAGKSMDFVYKSAKQRLSPRDVEFIAEYSGLPVYVKGPQCREDVERSLAAGASGIWVTNHGGRQIDGGPAAFDSLQEVAEAVDKRVPIVFDSGIRRGQHVFKALASGADLVAIGRPVIYGLALGGSVGVRQVFEHLNAELKTVMQLSGTQTIEDVKHFKLRHNPYNPTFPVDPRDLKLY; encoded by the coding sequence ATGTCATACAAAACAAGCAATGCAGAAGGTCATGTAGATTTCATCAATACCTATGATTTGGAGCCAATGGCGCAACAAGTTATTCCTAAAGCAGCCTTTGGCTATATCGCTAGTGGGGCGGAAGATACTTTCACTTTACGTGAGAATATTCGTGCCTTTAACCACAAGCTCATTGTTCCGCATACGCTTTGCAATGTAGAAAATCCAAGTACAGAGATTGAATTTGCTGGTGAAAAATTGTCTTCACCAATCATTATGGCGCCTGTTGCGGCTCATAAATTGGCAAATGAACAGGGTGAAGTGGCGACTGCGCGTGGCGTGCATGAGTTTGGGTCCCTCTATACAACTAGTTCTTACTCTACTGTAGATCTTCCAGAAATTACAGAAGCCCTTCAAGGGACACCTCACTGGTTCCAATTTTACTTTAGTAAGGACGATGGCATTAACCGCCACATTATGGACCGTGTGAAGGCTGAAGGCTACAAAGCGATTGTCTTGACAGCAGATGCGACTGTAGGAGGCAATCGTGAGGTGGACAAGCGTAATGGTTTTGTCTTCCCAGTTGGCATGCCGATTGTTGAAGAATACCTGCCAGAAGGTGCTGGTAAATCAATGGACTTTGTTTACAAATCAGCTAAACAACGCTTGTCTCCACGTGATGTAGAATTTATTGCTGAATACTCAGGACTTCCTGTGTATGTCAAGGGACCACAATGCCGTGAGGACGTTGAACGTTCGCTTGCTGCGGGAGCTTCTGGTATCTGGGTAACCAACCATGGTGGTCGCCAAATCGACGGTGGACCAGCTGCCTTTGACTCACTTCAAGAAGTAGCAGAAGCAGTTGACAAACGCGTACCAATTGTCTTTGACTCAGGTATTCGTCGTGGTCAACACGTCTTTAAAGCCTTGGCTTCAGGAGCAGACTTGGTAGCTATTGGTCGCCCTGTTATCTATGGCTTGGCCCTTGGTGGTAGTGTCGGTGTACGCCAAGTCTTTGAACACTTGAATGCAGAATTGAAGACAGTTATGCAGTTATCTGGAACTCAGACTATTGAAGATGTCAAACACTTCAAACTCCGTCACAACCCATACAACCCAACCTTCCCAGTTGACCCACGCGACTTAAAATTGTATTGA
- a CDS encoding cysteine ABC transporter substrate-binding protein, which translates to MKLLKPLLTVLALAFALIFVTACSSGGNAGSSSGKTTAKARTIDEIKKSGELRIAVFGDKKPFGYVDNDGSYQGYDIELGNQLAQDLGVKVKYVSVDAANRAEYLISNKVDITLANFTVTDERKKQVDFALPYMKVSLGVVSPKTGLITDVKQLEGKTLIVTKGTTAETYFEKNHPEIKLQKYDQYSDSYQALLDGRGDAFSTDNTEVLAWALENKGFEVGITSLGDPDTIAAAVQKGNQELLDFINKDIEKLGKENFFHKAYEKTLHPTYGDAAKADDLVVEGGKVD; encoded by the coding sequence ATGAAACTACTCAAACCACTCTTAACTGTTTTAGCACTTGCCTTTGCCCTTATCTTTGTCACAGCTTGTAGCTCAGGTGGAAACGCAGGTTCATCGTCTGGTAAAACCACTGCCAAGGCTCGCACAATCGATGAAATCAAAAAAAGCGGTGAGCTACGAATCGCCGTATTTGGAGACAAGAAACCGTTTGGTTACGTTGACAATGATGGTTCTTACCAAGGTTACGATATTGAGCTTGGGAACCAACTGGCACAAGACCTTGGTGTCAAGGTTAAATACGTTTCCGTCGATGCTGCTAACCGTGCTGAATACTTGATTTCAAACAAGGTAGATATTACTCTTGCCAACTTTACGGTAACTGACGAACGCAAGAAACAAGTTGATTTTGCCCTTCCTTACATGAAAGTTTCACTTGGTGTCGTATCGCCTAAGACTGGTCTCATTACAGATGTCAAACAATTAGAAGGTAAAACCTTGATTGTTACAAAAGGAACGACTGCTGAGACTTATTTTGAAAAGAATCATCCAGAAATCAAGCTCCAAAAATACGATCAATACAGTGACTCTTACCAAGCCCTTCTTGACGGACGTGGAGATGCCTTCTCTACTGACAATACTGAAGTCCTAGCTTGGGCGCTTGAAAATAAAGGATTTGAAGTCGGTATTACTTCCCTCGGTGATCCAGATACCATCGCAGCAGCAGTTCAAAAAGGAAACCAAGAATTGCTAGACTTCATCAATAAAGATATTGAAAAATTAGGCAAAGAAAACTTCTTCCATAAGGCCTATGAAAAAACACTTCACCCAACCTACGGTGACGCTGCTAAAGCAGATGACCTAGTTGTTGAAGGTGGAAAAGTCGACTAA
- a CDS encoding TenA family protein, translating into METQDYAFEPGLTVGELLKSSQKDWQDAINHRFVQELFAGTIENKVLKEYLIQDYHFFDAFLSMLGACVAHADQLESKLRFAKQLGFLEADEDGYFQKAFKELKVSENDYLEVTLHPVTKAFQELMYSAVSSSDYAHLLVMLVIAEGLYLDWGSKDLALPEAYIHSEWINLHRGPFFAEWVQFLVDELNRVGKGREDLTELQERWNQAVALELAFFDIGYDA; encoded by the coding sequence ATGGAAACACAAGACTATGCATTTGAGCCAGGTTTGACCGTTGGAGAATTATTAAAAAGCAGTCAGAAGGATTGGCAGGATGCAATCAATCATCGTTTTGTTCAGGAACTTTTTGCGGGGACAATTGAGAATAAGGTCTTAAAAGAATACCTGATTCAAGATTATCACTTCTTTGATGCCTTCTTATCCATGCTGGGTGCTTGCGTAGCCCACGCAGACCAGCTTGAATCCAAGCTTCGTTTTGCCAAGCAACTAGGCTTTCTTGAAGCAGATGAAGATGGTTATTTCCAAAAGGCTTTCAAAGAGTTAAAAGTATCTGAGAATGACTATCTGGAAGTGACCTTGCATCCTGTAACAAAAGCCTTTCAGGAGCTTATGTATTCTGCTGTGTCATCATCAGATTATGCCCATCTTTTGGTCATGCTGGTTATTGCAGAAGGTCTCTATTTAGACTGGGGTTCTAAAGATTTGGCTCTACCTGAAGCCTATATTCATTCGGAATGGATCAATCTCCACAGAGGTCCTTTCTTTGCAGAGTGGGTTCAATTTCTTGTTGACGAACTCAATCGTGTTGGGAAAGGTCGAGAAGATTTGACAGAACTTCAGGAACGCTGGAATCAAGCGGTCGCTTTAGAATTAGCCTTTTTTGATATTGGTTATGACGCATAG
- the thiM gene encoding hydroxyethylthiazole kinase, producing MTSLKLLKEKAPLVICITNDVVKNFTANGLVALGASPAMSEFPADLEDLLKYAGGLLINIGTLTDENWKLYQAALKIAEKYNVPAVLDPVACGAGEYRKKVADDLINNYKLAAIRGNAGEIASLVGINVASKGVDSAGVDNIDEIALAANAKFHIPIVVTGEVDAIAVNGEVVTIHNGSAMMPKVIGTGCLLGAVVASFIGLEKGQELKSLETAMLVYNIAGEMAEKCPNGHLPGTFKVEFINALYEITDEDVKEFKRVK from the coding sequence ATGACAAGTTTAAAATTATTAAAAGAAAAAGCACCTTTGGTCATTTGCATAACCAATGATGTAGTAAAAAATTTCACAGCAAATGGATTAGTAGCACTGGGTGCATCACCAGCCATGAGTGAATTTCCTGCAGATTTAGAGGATTTGTTAAAGTATGCTGGAGGTTTATTAATAAACATAGGAACATTGACAGATGAAAATTGGAAATTATACCAAGCTGCTCTGAAAATTGCAGAGAAATATAATGTCCCAGCAGTTTTAGATCCTGTAGCCTGTGGAGCAGGAGAATATAGAAAAAAAGTAGCAGATGATCTAATTAACAATTACAAACTAGCAGCGATTAGAGGAAATGCTGGAGAGATTGCCTCTTTAGTAGGGATAAATGTGGCATCTAAAGGAGTAGATAGTGCGGGCGTAGATAATATTGACGAAATTGCTCTAGCAGCAAACGCTAAGTTTCATATTCCAATAGTAGTAACAGGTGAAGTGGATGCTATTGCGGTAAATGGAGAAGTGGTAACGATTCATAATGGTAGTGCCATGATGCCAAAAGTTATTGGGACAGGATGCTTGTTAGGTGCTGTAGTAGCAAGCTTTATCGGACTAGAAAAAGGTCAAGAATTGAAATCATTAGAAACAGCAATGTTGGTTTATAATATCGCTGGAGAAATGGCAGAAAAATGTCCAAATGGACATCTTCCTGGAACATTCAAAGTGGAATTTATAAATGCCTTATATGAGATTACAGATGAAGATGTAAAGGAATTCAAAAGAGTGAAGTAA
- a CDS encoding amino acid ABC transporter permease translates to MDWSIVEQYLPLYQKAFFLTLHIAVWGILGSFLLGLIVSIIRHYRIPVLAQVATAYIELSRNTPLLIQLFFLYFGLPRVGIVLSSEVCATLGLVFLGGSYMAESFRSGLEAVSQTQQEIGLAIGLRPVQVFRYVVLPQATAVALPSFSANVIFLIKETSVFSAVTLADLMYVAKDLIGLYYETDIALAMLVVAYLIMLLPISLLFSWIERRLRHAGFGNPSTLPGK, encoded by the coding sequence TTGGATTGGTCCATTGTTGAACAATATCTACCACTATATCAAAAGGCATTCTTTCTGACCTTGCATATTGCAGTTTGGGGAATTCTGGGATCCTTTCTGCTCGGTTTAATCGTTAGTATCATCCGACATTATCGAATCCCTGTTTTGGCGCAAGTAGCGACAGCCTACATTGAATTGTCACGTAATACGCCCCTTTTGATTCAACTCTTCTTTCTCTACTTCGGTCTTCCTAGAGTAGGGATTGTCCTATCTTCAGAAGTCTGTGCCACTTTAGGACTGGTCTTTTTAGGAGGCTCCTATATGGCAGAATCTTTCCGAAGTGGGCTGGAAGCCGTCAGTCAAACCCAGCAGGAGATTGGATTAGCAATTGGTCTGAGACCTGTACAGGTCTTTCGCTATGTGGTTCTGCCACAAGCAACAGCGGTGGCACTCCCCTCCTTTAGTGCCAATGTCATTTTCCTCATCAAGGAAACCTCTGTTTTCTCAGCAGTGACTTTGGCCGACCTCATGTACGTCGCCAAGGACTTGATTGGGCTCTATTATGAGACAGACATTGCGCTGGCTATGTTAGTAGTTGCTTACCTTATCATGTTGCTACCCATCTCTCTGCTCTTTAGTTGGATAGAAAGGAGGCTCCGCCATGCAGGATTCGGGAATCCAAGTACTCTTCCAGGGAAATAA